The stretch of DNA tatatatattccaattaaaattaattttttttttttaggttattCAGAcattatttaattctttttctctctttttttcagACGCGAGATCCTTCATGAGTTGCCCAATATAGACAATGGGTTGGGTCTGCCCAATTGGCAGTTGGTTGCCTGCTTGGCCTTTGCTTGGCTGATCATCGGAGGCGTCCTCATCCGCGGCATCAAGAGCAGTGGCAAGGCGGCCTATTTCCTGGGTGTATTTCCCTATGTGGTGCTGCTGATTCTGCTCATTAGAGCAGTAACCCTTCCGGGAGCCATCGATGGCATTATATACTTCTTCAAGCCGCAGTGGCGAGAGCTGTTGAACCCACTCGTCTGGTATGCCGCCGTAACACAGGTCTTCTTCTCCCTGGCCATCTGTTTCGGCACTTTGATCACCTATGCCAGCTACAACAACTTCAATAGGAATGTTTACAAGTAAGTAAAGATTTGTCCTTTGATTTAATGAAGGGATTTAATGAAGGGAAGAccttattaatatatttatatttataactcGGCATATGCAATCTAAATCAccttcaataaaattatttaaattatttatttaatgatttatttatatatgtatttaaatatttatgtaattattcattaaattatttatttaattctttatttatttaaatattataattatttatttaattattttagtgaCATCGTGATCATTACCACCATGGACTCCTGTTCCTCCATAATTGCTGGCTGCATTACCTTCGGGATTCTGGGGAATCTGGCCCGCGAGACAGGCAACACGGATATTGGCAGCGTGGTGAAGGGCGGCGCCGGTTTGGCCTTCATCTCGTATCCGGAGGCCATTGCCAAGTTCGAGTATGTGCCACAGGTAAGGTATCGCAAACGTCCAGCGCCCTGGGCGCCCTAAAGCACAACTACCTAAAGATGTTCGCGGTCCTCTTCTTCCTCATGCTCTTCGTCCTAGGCATCGGCAGCACCGTGGGCATGGGATCCTGCATCCTGCGCGTCATCCGGGATCAACTCGGATCGAGGTCGCCGCCCATTTGGAAGCTGGCCAGCGGACTGGCCGTACTGGGCTTTGGCGTGAGCATCGTTTACATGACCCCGGGCGGTCAGTTTATCCTGAACCTAGTGGATTTCTATGGCGTGTCCTTCACCGCCTTGATCCTGGCCATCGGCGAATTGGTAGCTGTTGCTTGGATTTACGGTAGGTGGATGGTCACTATAGTAATTAAGATTAAGTTCccaacttttgtttttatattttattttattttaaaatttcaaggaGTTAATCGCTTCTGCGCAGACATCAAGTTCATGATGGGCATTGAGACCGGTTGGTATTGGCGCCTCTGCTGGAGATTTATCACCCCTGGTTTGATGACCGCCGTGCTCATCTACATGCTGCTCGACATGTCCGCTCTGACCTATAAAGGTGTGGGCTATCCCACCTTGGCTCACGGTAAGTCCGAAGATAACCGTCCTTGGCTTTGTTTATATCTTGTTTATATCCTCGCTCTTTACCGCTCAAAgtttttggttgttttttggCCACCTTGGGCCTGATTCAACTGCCCGGCTGGGCCCTCTATGCCATCTATAAAAAGCGACGCCAGCCCGGCAGCTTTTGGCAGGTAAGTTTGCCCCTTTCCAACGACTTTTACCCATTTTCTCTGAAATGTTGCCCCTTTTTAGAGAGTACGTGCCGCCTGCAAGCCGTCGGACACTTGGGGACCGGACAACGTTCAGCTGGATGCCAGCATCTAGGAAATTAGCTTAGTCCCCAacactgcgtatacgtaatggcCTCTGTAGTCTGGGGCATTATTATTTGATATGGTCTAGATGAGAATGGGTAGAATAAAGTGAAATATATTAAGCTCGTGgagccaaacaaaaaaccacgagaaaaaaacaaaagcgtgCTTATTCTGGCAGAACAGTTTAACTGCCCGAAGGAGTTGAGCCAGCGAAGAAGAGGAAGTCGGAGGAGCTGCTGCAAGCACTTTTAATTACCCCAGGGCAGAGATCCAGTTGGGCGTGGCAGTTGCACTCCTTagttgtgtgtttgtgttagTCCGCTTGGCATGTCAGACATGTCAGCAATGCGGAAATGCGCAAATACTAAATGAAAACAAGCAGAGATGGTTGGATTCCGGGACCAAGCCGTGGAATACcctttcaaaaacaaatatttatttactaaacTTCATGTTGGGGCTTTTAAAAATAGGGAGCTACAGCCATCCCAAAGTAAACATAGCTTAATacgattaaatacatttaacatatattaataaatgtgttttaCCAAATATATCATTTTGGAAACGCTGTCTGTGAAAgtaaataccaaaatttcCTTGAagattttatacaaaattttaaaaatattatttctgcaTTACTTTTTATAtctaacaattattaattttatttcaatgtaaaatattttccaaatttattcaagaaaacattaaatgACAGCAGCTTTTGATCATAGAGCTTATTTAGGAAGCATCTAAAATATATTCCATAAAACTGGCCACAAATTGCTATATCCCTTTGAAAGGATACAAAGAGCTGCAGCTCACACAAAAAGGATGACAGAGAAGAGGAAGAAAAACGGGGACTATAGCGCAGCAGGGCActgtaaataaaacatttggTTAGCTGCTGTTCGACACATTCGTTTGGCGGGTGGAAAGAGGTCGCAAATCAGAATGTCTGTGGCATGTGACAAAGTTGAAAAGTAAATATGCAAGAGAGCAAAAAAATGGGGGGTGATTCAGGAAGAGGAAACATGCCCCCCACTTTTTGCAGTCTGTTGCAATGCCCCCACACATATGACAGCGCATTTATTTACTAcatattcgtttttttttgtccctGAGTGTTGTCAAAAAAAGTGACAGTGTTAAATTTTTGGCTCATCCCCCGCAGCAGATGAAATTGAAGTGTGTGTTGACTTTGACTGACGCGTCGTTAGTGCTGAAGAGCAGGGAGATTCCAGTTAGAAGCCCGCTTGCGTGTGGCACGCCCACCCACACTCACGCCCCACATGCCACACGTACATATGTGTGATTGTACGTTTGTATGTACGTTCCACGCGGCAAACAACTTTCTTTCGTGCCTCCTTTTTAGGActgccgctgttgttgttgttcattGCTTTAACGATGCGCGTAAATCTTGACATACTTTCACCGCCGCCGGAGAAATGGAAGGAGAAGAGGAAGACGATGAGAAAGCGGAAGAGAGCCACTCACACATCCCACGCCCATTATTAGTAATGGCCAAAAGCCCGACTTGGCCCTTGTCATCACGCCAGGCTCAAAAGTAGACCACACTTTTAGTGCAACACACAACATGCAACAGTGTTGTCTGTATAGAAAAACAGATAGCAACATATTTACACACCTATAAAACGAGAACTTCTTTCAATATCCATTCGAATAACACTTTAAGTCACTgagaaaataacaacaaataagTTTAgagctacacagaaaaaaatgacaaaagatcagattaATATCTGCAGGataattttatactttttatacgcttgaagagggtattataatttcagtcagatgtttgcaacgcagtgaaggatacgtttccgaccacataaagtatatatattcttgatcagcaccaatagccgagtctatctagccatgtccgtctgtccgtctgtccgtttctatgcgaactagtctctcagttttaaagctatcgcgatgaaactttcccgaaagtcttctttctattgcaggtagtacatatgtcggagcgagccggatcggaccactatatcttaaggctcccataggaatattcaaacatatataagaaaattcattgttactttgtaggaagtagacgttttaattcttgactacttaaaaataaaattcaaaaatagaaacgctgaatctggaatccctggaactgcaccgagtgagtattactttatctgcaagggtatataagcttcggctggccgaaggtagcttcctttcttgttaaggttgagttattcatatcattttgatacaaataaagtttatgtttattttattttataatatttcttattttaaagcagtttatttataacttgtataaaatgaaaaaatattaagtttataTGTTTGAAACATAGATTTGACATTATTCATATCggatttttattgatatgaaataaggttaaaatgaccctatttcatatcgaatttttctctgtgtaaatAAAACcacaaatcatttttatcatcAACTAAAAGTACTAAGTTAAAAatagtgctttttaaaaaagagttattatacccattaatttaattttttatctgcCTAATAATTGGCAACATATAAATATTCTAAAGCCCACAACAATGtttagaaactaaaatactTTCACGTGACTAGCCAAATTTAGAACATTGAAGCTTAGTTGTACAAACCAAAACAAAGGCCAATTAATCAGTTCAAGAATCAAAGGATCCACCATGAGACGGTTTAAGAACATCAAACACTCACAAAAGTGAAGACCTTTCTTGGTTGACTGACTTCAGCCGGAAATGCAAAATTCCCTCGAGTAGAGAGCCAGTGCACAATCCTCATCATCAGGATAATGATCATCGTGCGCTGCAgatggagccgtacctgtgaGCCACTTTCATGCTCCGAATCCAGCACACTTGAGTGACGGAAGCATCTGCCAGCTGGTCTCGTGTCAGGATgcaggacctactctcaaacCCACATCTGCAGCTAGGGATTCTGAATATGAGTTGGGAGCTGAGAGGAGGCGGGAAATCCTCTGCAACTTCCATGTCTAGCTGTCAGCTACAACTAAGCGAATTTATAGCATAGTTTACGTTTATTTCCTTATCCCAGCAACAACCTGATTCGATGACTTAAAACGTTTATCGTGTTTGCCCGGAGTATCTGTCGCAGTATTATGGCCCGGCCAACATGTCGTATACTTAACGTGCCGTATGCCACAAGTTGCGCACTTTCCCAGGCCACTCCTCTCGATATAGCGCCCACCCCTTGACGTTGTCACTTAAgtgaaatttaattgtgttcaACATGGATCCAGGTCCGGGAAAAAGGGCCAAAACGGAAAACGGTTGGTTAGGTTTCTCATTGATTTCCTTTCGAGTCGACTGTTTCAAGGGTCCCTCAATAAATGTATGGACTTGGGTCGGGCGAGGCAATTACCTAATGAATCGAATCGATACTTTCACTTTCTCCTCtcttcctctctctctctctcgtctAGAcagcataaatttatttatttatgatttttacgTGGTGGCGTTGGAAATTACTGATTCATCTTGAGGCATTGTCTCGGGTAATTTATGTCATTTGCGAGCATTTGCCGCTTATCAAAgtcacaataaattaaaacagaaATGATCTGGACCCCCAGCCCCCGTGCTGCTGTCAGGCAAAGCCAATTACGCTTATTACATAATTCAGCAGCTGCCCACGCATCCAACAGATGAGGAAAATGCGGAAAAGCTGATGGAAAGGGAAGATGGGGAAGACAGATAACCTGGGTGAACAAGCAGCAACAGCGGTGTCAGCAAAAAACCGCGATGCCCACAAGAGGACAAAGAAGGAATAAAGGTGAAAAGCTGacaacagagagagagagagagagagaggaagaAAGTCAAGTCAAACAATTAAGAAAACCGCAAGGATGGACGACTAAAAGCCTTGAGAGTAGCGCCCCTCTTTTCGGCCACTCCCTATcactttttcccattttccttcGTCCACTTAAATAGGCACACAAATGTTTGTTGCCAAATTCGAGCTTCATTAGCAGTCGGAAAGGAGTTCGCTTCACGCCAGCCGACAACCTAATGCGAATGTCGAAACAATATTTTCCATGTCTCCTAATGTGTCAGCATGTGTGTGCAGGGAAGTGGGAAATGGGGGGGAAATCCAAGTCATATCCAGGGAAACGCGCGGCAAAAAGTGAAAGCAGCGAGACAGTGAAATCCTATTAAGAAGTTTCTATcgcaaattaaaatctaaatacGCAAACAAAATGATGGTGACGTCGGCGCCACGGGGAAGCCAGacagccaaaaacaaaatgaacaCTCAACACGGTGAGAAAAAGTGGGGAAAAGGatggattttaataaaatggatatttaaaaacatttgtcTTAAGTTGGCTATTTATCAGAAACAAGTTTACAAAACCCCGACCAAAACAAAAGACCGAAgattgtattattttctttttataaaacgaATACATACCTATATGtaacaacaatttttaaaagcagAATTTCGTTTTCAAAAACGTAATAGATcgtaaattgttttatttttgtttattttaataactaacattgttttatatgaaacCGATATAATAGAAAGATATTCTCTCTGTGTCTTTAGCAAAGACGCCAAGAAATGAGCATTAACCAGGACAAAGGTAACCACTAGCCAACAGACGAAACCCCCAAATAACTCCCACTCCCTTTTGGCACGCCCCGTACTTCCCCTTCTTATTTGTGCTGTCTGCTTACAGTTTGAATTATAAGCTagcgaaaatttaataaagctTTCCCCTCCCTTATTCCCAAAGAACGAGGCGACTTTGGGGCAGGACACGCTTGGCAAGGACATGAAACTCCGCCGCAGAAGAGGACAGACTATGACAATGTCAAAGAGTTTCGCTGCACGCAATGTGGGCGTGTCAGTCGACTAGGCGACTGGTGGGCGGAATAGGGATAGAGACAGGGCACCTGCGACAACAAAAGCAACGATTGACGGTAAAGTTTTTGGCctggcaaatggcaaaagtTTTGAGCTCGCCCCCCGTTATCCCTTCATATTGGATATATACattcatatacattttttgtacttttcttTTCTCGTCCTGTGCTGCCCTTGCAACTTAAACTTTAAGCCTTTATTAAATTGTGTGTCCAAAGtcaacagcaaaagcagaagCGACAGCGACGGGGGATGACAGCAACAATTGACAGCAAAACAAACGATTGTCATTGCCAAGTGTGTGCGTCAACCTTTGAACCCGTCCCAGTTCAGTTCTGTTAAGTTCCTCAGTTCTGTGTCAAAGTACGCCCACTTTCCACCTCCATTTCCACGCTGGAAAATAGATGTCAAGCGGTTTTCCCCCAGTCCgtttaaattgaattgttaATTCGGCACAGCACAGAGCAGAaaccttttccctttttgcctTTTGTGCTCGTGCGTGCTGGCCATCAATGcgattttcctttcttttttggcTCGTTCCGggtgaaaatatttatgttgaaCCCTTTTTGTGGCAGCTTTTGTTTTGGCCTTTGTTGCGTTATGCAAACATTCGACTGCCAGTGACAACAGGACAGGAAAAGCATCCCTACTTTCCCCGTCCTTTCGCCATTGCGCCAATTGCCCCACCTCCGTCCATCTGGTTATTCGTATCTGAGAGCCGGAGTCAATGGGGAATATAGTTAGATGGCTGGATAGCTACACCTGCATTGGATGGCTCTGTGGTCCTGGCAGCCGATTCTATTAACTTTTTGCCCGTCCAACATTTGCATATCCCGACCGCAAGAGTCCAGTTTTCACAGTTTTCAGTTCGACTCCCGACAATCCGCCATTTCCAAGCTCACAGCTCCAAcattgtttgccatttgcaaCCGTATCCCCCGTACATTCCACCCCATTTTCCACCCATTTCCCCACCATGACTAAAGCATAAATCAAGCGCAAagcacaaatatttttcaagtgACAACAAATATATAATGACGACTCCCCGGACTTTGCCTCTCGGGCAGAACCGGAATACCAGAGTACCTGAATGGACGCTGCCCGGGAACCGGGAACCGTGCCTCTCTgttgattttgttgttttttggccGTAAAACAGTGCCACCCGCTCTCGTGCTTTTTGCAAAAGGTTACTCTAACTGGATGGGGGACTTCACAAATGTAATATAATCAAATTGGGAGGTGGACAGCATCTTAAAACCTCTTTTATTGCAAGTAAGTATAGACGATATCTTAAGTTTACAGAGCCAGAACAAAGCAATCTAAGCACTTGGAATTTTAATATAGAAATTTCTTCTTTCTTCCATTATTTCTtcgaaaaagtaaatatttgtgctagatatatttttaaagaaatattatttgtttagGAATCTTATTTTGCCATTCGGATTGGATTCCTTACCAACAAATATACAACTTTTAAGCAAATCACTAatattgtaagttttttaagTAAGAGCACTTATTTATatgaatttatattaaatcaaatataaataacaacctttatttaaaagactccttttgtaatttttttttttttcattttaccgTTTGTTTCATTTTTCTGTTAAAATTCTGCGCTCTCATcctgaattttcattttccatttatttattgtaatttataaCCCCCATATCTACATCCATTTTCATAATTCATTTTTGTGACACTTTCACTAATAAATCTATCATTTATGGTTGATTGTTATTCTCTCATTGTAAAGTATACGATTTTAATCGAGATTTTAGCAAACTCCCTTCCTGGCAGGGCATCAAAGGGTCGATTTTCCTCTGGAATTTTCCCAGGCTTTTCCGGTCAAAGCTGTTCCACTTTCCGCTGCGACGCTGCGGCTTGCGCTTTGCTGATTTCGTTTTGATTACGGCAAATTGTTTTTAGTTGCCTTCGTCGTCCTGTTCCTTTCCGCGATTTGTTTCGTGGCCAAGTTTATATTGCGGCATTTGTGCAGTTTGCCCAGTTCCGTTGATTTGCATTTATAGCCGCGGTAATCACAGGTCAAGTCGCAAATTACATTCAACTTCAATTCATGACCTTAACTCGGGCTGAAATATTGACTAAGTCCCAGGCAATTGAGAGTTGCGTGCTATTCACATTAAGTATTAATAAATGCCTCTATTTGTTGAGTAATTTTGTCCTTACTCTAGGCATTATAAATTGTTCCACTCAAAGCGACTTTGTTTATAAAATTGCGTCCCTTTAGCTGATAGTTTTGGTAAATATCTGTAGGGCAAACAACTAATAACTAGCTAGTTTGTTTGCTTTGAcctattaaatacattttcgttaccatttttttgttgttgtcctTTTTATGTTTGCCATGGTGGTGGCGTCAATTAGCAAGTTTTTCGATGcacaactttttaatgaaattaacaaGCCCGCGGGACCCGATCCCTTTTAGCCTTCGTGCAGCAAATGCTAAGTGCTACTTCAACTCCAGACCGCCCCTAATGAGACAGGCTacgtatatatacaaaaatatagaataaaAAGCTATGGCTAGACAGATGGCTGTTGGGATAATGCGATATCTAGGCACTGTCATTCTGTTTAGCTGATTAGTTTGTGGGCGCGTCTTCAATGGCGATCCATTGCGATTACAGTTATAAGGCGTAACAGCTTGTTCCTGCACTTATGTCATATTTCAGGGCCAGTGACAGTCAGAGGTTAACACGCACACATGCCACACCTCCAGCGCCTTTCGCCCCttcatatataaaaacaagaaaggaagctagcttcggccagccgaagcttatatacccttgcagatcattcctattaattaacaaatcgcaaaaatgttcaattttctaatatttcccattaattttccgatcgttcctatggcagctatatgatatagtagtccgattttttaaataattaattcgaaattcagaaatatttaaaaaaaaacatccccaaaagtagaaggtaatatttcaaaaaacaccgaagctagaattttttaaagtttttttcttccgatccttcccatgggagctataagatatagttgtccgatccggtcggctccgacatatatactacctgcaatagaaagaagacttttgcgaaagtttcgtgccgatagctcaaaaactgagggagtagtttgcgtagaaacagacagacggacagacggacagacggacagacggacagacggacagacggtcagtaggacagacggacggacagacggacatggctagatcgactcgtcttgtgatgctgatcaagaatatatatactttatggggtcggaaacgtctccttcactgcgttgcaaacttctgactgaaatcataataccctctgcaagggtataaatatattggtacatatgtatatactcTTGTAGTCGTCCGCGTTTCGATTAAACAAACCTTCTCAAATATGCAATGACATTGAGGCAAAGGCAAGGGAAAGCTCCATGGGGTGGAATCGAGCTGAGAGTGGGTGTTACAATACCGTATGTAACCCCAACAACATATTGAAATCAGCGGGATATTGCGTATACGTGTGGCAGACAGTGGAGACCCGCTGCGAAACGACATTCACAGATTGGTTTTcgagatattttattttttattaaataactgcatttttattaaGCTCAAAGGATTAAATaccttaaaacaaatatttgtttgccttttgtttAAGTTCCAACAATCTTAACGTTATTAAGCCATTCCAGTGAATGTAATTTGAGCCCCTACTGTCAATAATAATGGCGAATCCTTTAAGAACAGCTTAGTTGGCTAAAATATAAGAAGACCTAAGCTTTAGCTGCAGTTGCATAACCTAAGCTCAGCTAATTAGGCAATACAAAGAGAAGTAAGCGAGGACGAAAAGAAAGTGAAAGGATTGCGAAAGATTGCATAAGCCAACTAAAacgtataaaatatatatgcgcTCATACATTTATACAAATCGTATGACTAAGAGGTATAGAAAGGGAACAGGACTTTGGTTACGGTATGGAAAATAGGGGAAAATGTCAACGCGACGGCGACAAcgcaacatgcaacatgccCGGCGCCCAACTGACGCTCAAGGAtacgcaaacacacacacagatacacgcTGGATGTTCGTGTaaatctgtatctgtgtttgCAGTTGCTTGCGTAACGTAAAAATAGCCTTGAACTGCAGCCGTGCGCTTTCAATGGATTTGCATGCCGCCCACCGTGCCCCCACCAGGGCCCACTCCCACCCACTCAAGGTCACGCGATGCCTACCGCAAATGGAACAGTTGCGGGCCATAAAGGCTGACATGACGACGACCATTATGTAAGCCGGCGACCGCTGCAAATGTCGCCGAGACACCCTGCTAATTGCCACtcgagcagcagctgcaactAGAATT from Drosophila takahashii strain IR98-3 E-12201 chromosome 2R, DtakHiC1v2, whole genome shotgun sequence encodes:
- the List gene encoding sodium-dependent nutrient amino acid transporter 1 isoform X2; this encodes MANLEISTKSEKPAEQWGNGLEFLFSCISLSVGLGNIWRFPYIAFQNGGGTFVIPYLIALLVIGRPVYYLEISLGQFTGRGVVKAFDMAPLLKGVAVGQVLATAASITYYSSIMALTLRFLLASFGSELPWSRCWESWGTDCHDGSAQNSSGKMSPAQLYFEREILHELPNIDNGLGLPNWQLVACLAFAWLIIGGVLIRGIKSSGKAAYFLGVFPYVVLLILLIRAVTLPGAIDGIIYFFKPQWRELLNPLVWYAAVTQVFFSLAICFGTLITYASYNNFNRNVYNDIVIITTMDSCSSIIAGCITFGILGNLARETGNTDIGSVVKGGAGLAFISYPEAIAKFEYVPQASAAPWAWDPASCASSGINSDRGRRPFGSWPADWPYWALA
- the List gene encoding sodium-dependent nutrient amino acid transporter 1 isoform X1, which produces MANLEISTKSEKPAEQWGNGLEFLFSCISLSVGLGNIWRFPYIAFQNGGGTFVIPYLIALLVIGRPVYYLEISLGQFTGRGVVKAFDMAPLLKGVAVGQVLATAASITYYSSIMALTLRFLLASFGSELPWSRCWESWGTDCHDGSAQNSSGKMSPAQLYFEREILHELPNIDNGLGLPNWQLVACLAFAWLIIGGVLIRGIKSSGKAAYFLGVFPYVVLLILLIRAVTLPGAIDGIIYFFKPQWRELLNPLVWYAAVTQVFFSLAICFGTLITYASYNNFNRNVYNDIVIITTMDSCSSIIAGCITFGILGNLARETGNTDIGSVVKGGAGLAFISYPEAIAKFEYVPQMFAVLFFLMLFVLGIGSTVGMGSCILRVIRDQLGSRSPPIWKLASGLAVLGFGVSIVYMTPGGQFILNLVDFYGVSFTALILAIGELVAVAWIYGVNRFCADIKFMMGIETGWYWRLCWRFITPGLMTAVLIYMLLDMSALTYKGVGYPTLAHVFGCFLATLGLIQLPGWALYAIYKKRRQPGSFWQRVRAACKPSDTWGPDNVQLDASI